Proteins from a genomic interval of Staphylococcus debuckii:
- a CDS encoding GEVED domain-containing protein has product MKKRKLQSNFPQNIYNKYSIRKYSIGTASILVSSLLFLGFSSDASASTEELKAEIVKTTTDEIQPKDSTQSKEAPSTDIPKDPTLSAQKGVNKPVAPVQQDTNKPTDNTAPQEQNTKPAQPKAQPDVDKDKVPVENTESKTKDNIKAPTNYENNKAIIENAKSASSSLDASDNIVGPDPTVQTGVTKAADLPVATKEQVKNINNQITWIDFSDQNAISNVGQSDTGQIALKVGTKYEKEIMPGLVVKATVKSLQPFEATPMYKRRAEGDPNSGYNPNATNIVRKDAHDDEIDKEAFVVVTKQDPNWSHLKKAGIDTGEELTNFGSNRNYGNVGATFEVKTIYNGKEVPANIVMADGEEAKNIESLIYTTNGSGWELFANARKDGNPENYMPQTTKQGYFTDSIDKGGHGKGKYYATPDENFGGLGTQIFGSNQTRQDYNSVPIVLTTGATEVSFFVNSPGIQTVQMGFVLIDKGDAPETYGEAIHAITENSNISQPFLGSQKADVDFDTLDDQHKNWETDDINTPNSVKDPDEGEKQLVGVTDKYVVYNAADQSYSLDVIANTADNDTSYVRGWVDFNNNGVFDEKEGSDLVTVSRTGADGKKITLTFKNIPQLTDDALDYLRVRVRTSLAKDSVNRPNGVAYSGEIEDFEIRVVHPPRGEKSETTGVQGQPQTSKAVFTAHGRVDKDWPKVNEIDTTKDIKIVDDQGNLVSTLTVPGEGKYDIAPDGSITFTPEPQFTGTAKGIVLRATDLNGNTSGWTSNTAENNLENNNNGVNGTTTMDAVYIPIVTAVTPTADPVETTDIQGKPQTGTPVFKAGDPAVPIDESVPPKLVDPATGAKVDTLTVPGEGTYTANPDGTVTFNPEPQFKGEGKGVDVKRVDKNGTPVTAKYTPKVNEVIPTAKPAETTGVQGQPQTGTPEFKGGDPLVPIDETAAPKLVDPQTGNKVPTLTIPNEGTYTANEDGTVTFTPDPKFTGKATPVTVERVDKNGTPAQTTYTPNVTAVTPTGTPATSTGLQGHPQEGTPVFKGGDPLVPINENVAPKLIDPETGNEVDNVTVPGEGTYTVDPDGKVTFTPDPQFKGEGKGVEVKRVDKNGTPVTAKFVPTVTAVTPKGTPATSTGVQGQPQTGTPTFEGGDPFVPIDETVAPKLIAPNTGKEVDKVVIPGEGTYTIDPSGKVTFTPDPNFTGEGKGVVVKRVDKNGTVVTAKYTPTVKATPKTKPTPTKPVVPEGKTPVKKDKVITSNEDEVNTVAPEKQAKKAQPATDKAETKHQKAASANKAKALPKTGNEDNNANTTLLGSILVLFGLAAFSRRKKEDK; this is encoded by the coding sequence ATGAAAAAACGAAAGCTTCAATCAAACTTTCCACAAAATATTTACAACAAATATTCAATAAGAAAATATTCAATAGGAACAGCTTCCATTTTAGTAAGCAGTTTATTATTTTTAGGCTTTTCATCTGATGCAAGCGCTAGCACAGAAGAATTAAAAGCAGAAATAGTTAAAACTACAACAGATGAAATACAACCTAAAGATAGTACCCAATCTAAAGAAGCTCCATCAACAGATATTCCGAAAGACCCTACCCTCTCTGCACAGAAAGGTGTAAATAAACCCGTTGCGCCGGTACAACAAGATACTAATAAACCTACTGATAATACCGCTCCCCAAGAGCAAAATACAAAACCAGCCCAACCTAAAGCTCAACCTGATGTTGATAAAGATAAGGTACCTGTTGAAAATACAGAATCTAAAACTAAAGATAATATTAAAGCACCTACAAATTATGAAAATAATAAAGCTATTATAGAAAATGCTAAGTCAGCAAGTTCAAGTTTAGACGCATCAGATAATATTGTTGGTCCCGACCCTACTGTTCAAACGGGTGTAACAAAAGCAGCTGACTTACCTGTCGCTACTAAAGAACAGGTGAAGAATATCAACAATCAAATTACATGGATTGATTTTTCTGATCAAAATGCAATTTCAAATGTTGGTCAAAGTGATACAGGCCAAATAGCCCTTAAAGTCGGAACAAAATATGAAAAAGAGATTATGCCTGGTTTAGTAGTGAAAGCTACAGTTAAATCTTTACAACCTTTCGAAGCAACACCAATGTATAAACGTCGAGCAGAAGGTGATCCCAATTCAGGTTATAACCCTAATGCTACTAATATTGTAAGAAAAGACGCTCACGATGATGAAATTGATAAAGAGGCTTTCGTAGTTGTTACCAAACAAGATCCAAACTGGTCACATCTTAAAAAAGCAGGCATTGATACTGGAGAAGAACTAACAAACTTTGGTTCGAATCGAAATTATGGAAATGTCGGTGCTACTTTCGAAGTGAAAACTATTTATAATGGCAAAGAAGTTCCTGCTAATATTGTTATGGCAGACGGCGAAGAAGCAAAGAATATTGAATCTTTAATATATACCACTAATGGTAGTGGTTGGGAATTATTTGCTAATGCGAGAAAAGATGGTAACCCAGAAAACTATATGCCTCAAACAACCAAACAAGGATATTTTACTGACTCTATAGATAAGGGTGGGCACGGTAAAGGTAAATATTATGCTACTCCAGATGAGAATTTCGGCGGCTTAGGTACCCAAATATTTGGTTCGAATCAAACAAGACAAGATTATAATAGCGTACCTATTGTATTAACGACTGGTGCTACCGAAGTATCATTCTTTGTAAACTCACCCGGTATTCAAACAGTTCAAATGGGATTTGTTCTTATAGACAAGGGAGATGCTCCGGAAACGTATGGAGAAGCAATCCATGCTATAACTGAGAATAGTAATATTAGTCAACCATTCTTAGGTAGTCAGAAAGCCGATGTTGATTTTGATACATTAGATGATCAACATAAAAACTGGGAAACTGATGATATTAATACCCCTAATAGTGTAAAAGACCCTGATGAAGGTGAAAAACAACTTGTGGGTGTTACAGACAAATATGTTGTTTATAATGCTGCTGATCAATCTTACAGCTTAGATGTTATTGCAAATACAGCCGACAACGACACATCTTATGTTCGTGGCTGGGTTGATTTCAATAACAATGGTGTATTTGATGAAAAAGAAGGTTCAGACCTCGTAACAGTTTCTAGAACTGGCGCTGATGGCAAGAAAATTACACTTACATTTAAAAACATTCCACAGCTAACGGATGATGCACTTGATTACTTACGAGTTAGAGTACGTACTTCTCTTGCTAAAGATTCAGTAAATCGTCCTAACGGTGTAGCATATTCAGGTGAAATAGAAGACTTCGAAATCAGAGTGGTACACCCTCCTAGAGGTGAAAAATCTGAAACTACAGGTGTTCAAGGACAACCTCAAACATCTAAAGCGGTATTTACAGCTCATGGACGTGTGGATAAAGACTGGCCGAAAGTGAACGAAATTGATACTACTAAAGATATTAAAATTGTCGATGATCAAGGCAACTTAGTTTCTACTTTAACTGTTCCTGGTGAAGGTAAATATGATATAGCTCCAGATGGTTCTATCACTTTCACTCCTGAACCTCAATTTACTGGCACAGCTAAAGGTATTGTTTTACGTGCAACTGACTTAAACGGCAACACATCAGGTTGGACAAGCAACACAGCTGAAAACAACTTAGAAAATAACAATAATGGTGTAAACGGAACAACTACAATGGATGCTGTTTACATTCCAATAGTAACTGCTGTTACTCCAACTGCTGATCCAGTTGAGACTACAGATATTCAAGGTAAACCTCAAACTGGTACGCCAGTATTTAAAGCAGGAGATCCAGCAGTACCAATCGATGAGAGCGTGCCGCCTAAATTGGTTGATCCAGCTACTGGTGCCAAAGTTGATACTTTAACTGTTCCTGGCGAAGGTACTTATACAGCTAATCCAGATGGCACGGTAACATTTAATCCAGAACCTCAATTCAAAGGCGAAGGCAAAGGTGTCGATGTCAAACGCGTCGATAAAAACGGTACACCGGTTACTGCGAAGTACACACCTAAAGTAAATGAGGTTATTCCAACTGCAAAACCAGCAGAAACTACTGGTGTTCAAGGACAACCTCAAACTGGTACGCCTGAATTCAAAGGCGGAGATCCTTTAGTGCCAATCGATGAAACAGCTGCACCTAAATTGGTTGACCCACAAACTGGAAATAAAGTACCTACTTTAACTATTCCTAATGAAGGTACTTATACTGCGAATGAGGATGGTACAGTAACATTTACTCCGGACCCTAAATTCACAGGAAAAGCAACTCCAGTTACGGTAGAAAGAGTTGATAAGAACGGTACGCCGGCTCAAACGACTTATACACCTAATGTAACTGCAGTAACACCAACTGGTACTCCTGCGACATCTACAGGCCTTCAAGGTCACCCTCAAGAAGGTACGCCTGTATTCAAAGGCGGAGACCCTTTAGTACCAATCAACGAAAACGTTGCGCCTAAATTGATCGACCCTGAAACTGGCAACGAAGTTGACAACGTAACAGTTCCTGGCGAAGGTACTTACACTGTTGATCCTGACGGCAAAGTCACTTTCACTCCGGATCCTCAATTCAAAGGTGAAGGCAAAGGCGTCGAAGTCAAACGTGTCGATAAAAATGGTACACCAGTTACTGCGAAGTTCGTTCCAACTGTAACAGCAGTAACACCTAAAGGTACACCTGCAACATCTACTGGTGTTCAAGGTCAACCTCAAACTGGTACTCCTACATTTGAAGGCGGAGATCCATTTGTACCAATCGACGAAACGGTTGCACCTAAATTGATTGCTCCTAACACTGGAAAAGAAGTCGACAAAGTTGTTATTCCTGGCGAAGGTACTTACACTATCGACCCATCTGGCAAAGTTACATTCACTCCAGATCCTAACTTTACAGGTGAAGGTAAAGGTGTTGTAGTTAAACGCGTTGATAAAAATGGTACAGTAGTAACAGCTAAATATACACCAACTGTTAAAGCTACTCCAAAAACAAAACCAACGCCGACTAAACCTGTTGTACCTGAAGGTAAAACTCCAGTGAAAAAAGATAAAGTTATAACATCTAATGAAGACGAAGTTAATACAGTTGCACCTGAAAAACAAGCTAAGAAAGCTCAACCAGCAACTGATAAAGCTGAAACAAAACATCAAAAAGCTGCATCTGCTAACAAAGCTAAAGCATTACCAAAAACTGGTAATGAAGATAATAATGCTAACACAACATTGCTTGGCTCAATCCTTGTATTATTCGGATTAGCAGCATTCAGCAGAAGAAAAAAAGAAGATAAATAA